The following are encoded in a window of Haliotis asinina isolate JCU_RB_2024 chromosome 14, JCU_Hal_asi_v2, whole genome shotgun sequence genomic DNA:
- the LOC137261203 gene encoding uncharacterized protein translates to MQAYGRKWRGNSTACAPGHVSWSNAKPFLRLDSTGEVSSVDHTSPGDKTQLASTPRSDSCFKMKNWVTNSKFFHVNNNLTSAKNLTNSKKCRDQECTQNMFECLTGDFLSDRVATKMNPRTPYQNFQKPQCGISGWNYNGQGFRNVGTKAFGVFPCHQFSNSFNVGYYPFHSQGNMGMFNMCQFSDGVLSHVDAFEDRFWHQRPRKQDRCHRGHSPKHQKREHSKTDSKTSLTGDVTSTDDLKLRKTSSEDTSKHSSDSMKEHPQQPSVSKSKKVDSRNMDMIEQFQIQVKPEKCVSSILDEPNTEDNNSDVKRDMRVCSVADDSLGKVHLDDENESVTTELSQLLVRSEIEKTEESLPPKEDAMNSLPPEDVLTSLPSKEDVINSNNEKCRDSAAKDSNVDVLFIRRNRKKGRASSKRQRKRKIAKAKSASSSNGPDPTSCSEDAVDGHEDDLPHKVREDSVDKQSKRCASVSFVLGLTPSPSSPKVPNGSSSEFTFCFTGSHSDDDGDWDEDDEDNVDFGHIQGTFSQCDLFNFLPKCNKTEASPINLQVHISPVQSSCDGDKTLEDINASWNIHISVKEASSENLKKSKKKVHFPDDKDLKVVHPMIHWSYAYRAARKGHWENYVRDRDRFKRRIQDVETLLVPALDSKHRQCVYEERFKTEIKN, encoded by the exons ATGCAGGCATATGGTCGAAAATGGCGGGGAAACAGCACCGCTTGTGCGCCAGGGCACGTCTCATGGTCAAACGCGAAACCTTTCTTGAGGTTGGACAGTACAGGCGAGGTTTCATCAGTCGACCACACTTCACCTGGAGATAAAACGCAGTTAGCGTCTACACCGAGAAGCGATAGCTGTTTCAAGATGAAGAACTGGGTCACCAACAGTaaattttttcatgtcaacAACAATTTGACAAGCGCCAAAAATCTGACAAATTCAAAGAAATGTAGAGACCAGGAGTGTACGCAGaacatgtttgaatgtttgacTGGGGATTTTTTATCAGATAGAGTTGCCACCAAAATGAATCCAAGAACACCTTATCAGAACTTCCAGAAACCACAGTGTGGTATTTCTGGTTGGAACTACAACGGACAGGGATTCAGAAACGTTGGTACGAAAGCCTTTGGTGTATTTCCTTGTCATCAGTTCAGTAACTCTTTCAATGTTGGATATTATCCATTCCACAGTCAAGGGAATATGGGTATGTTTAACATGTGTCAGTTTAGCGATGGGGTTTTGTCCCATGTTGATGCATTTGAAGATCGATTTTGGCATCAGAGACCACGAAAGCAGGATAGATGTCACAGAGGACATtcaccaaaacatcaaaaacgTGAACATTCAAAGACAGACAGTAAGACTAGTCTTACAGGAGATGTGACCTCAACAGATGACTTGAAGCTCAGAAAAACTTCGTCAGAGGATACATCAAAACATTCCAGTGATAGCATGAAGGAACATCCACAGCAACCAAgtgtttctaaatcaaaaaaggtAGATAGTCGAAACATGGATATGATTGAGCAATTCCAGATTCAGGTAAAGCCTGAAAAATGTGTATCATCTATATTAGATGAACCTAACACAGAAGACAATAACTCTGATGTAAAGAGAGACATGAGGGTATGTTCTGTGGCAGACGACAGTCTTGGAAAAGTACATttggatgatgaaaatgaaagcGTCACCACTGAATTGAGTCAGCTACTGGTTAGATCAGAAATTGAAAAGACTGAGGAATCCCTGCCTCCAAAGGAGGATGCCATGAATTCCCTGCCTCCAGAGGATGTTTTGACTTCTCTGCCTTCAAAGGAGGATGTTATCAATTCCAACAATGAGAAATGTCGTGATAGTGCTGCAAAAGACTCAAATGTTGATGTCCTTTTTATTCGAAGGAATCGAAAAAAGGGTCGCGCTTCGTCTAAAAGACAGCGTAAGAGAAAGATTGCAAAAGCTAAGTCTGCTAGCTCCAGCAATGGACCTGATCCCACATCTTGTAGTGAGGATGCCGTGGATGGTCATGAAGATGACCTCCCCCATAAAGTGAGAGAAGACAGTGTGGATAAACAATCCAAACGATGCGCATCAGTGTCTTTTGTACTGGGTCTGACACCAAGTCCATCATCACCCAAAGTGCCAAATGGCTCAAGTTCCgagtttacattttgttttactgGTAGtcatagtgatgatgatggggaCTGGGATGAAGATGATGAGGATAATGTTGATTTTGGTCATATTCAAGGCACATTTTCACAATGTGATCTTTTTAATTTTCTCCCCAAGTGCAACAAAACAGAGGCATCACCCATAAATTTGCAGGTCCACATTTCACCTGTTCAGAGTAGCTGTGACGGAGACAAGACTCTTGAGGATATCAATGCGTCATGGAATATTCATATCTCCGTCAAAGAGGCTTCTTCAGAAAATCTAAAAAAATCTAAAAAGAAG GTTCATTTTCCTGATGACAAGGACCTGAAAGTGGTTCACCCCATGATACACTGGTCGTATGCATACAGAGCAGCTCGCAAAGGACATTGGGAGAATTATGTGCGAGACAGAGACCGCTTTAAGCGTAGAATACAGGACGTTGAAACTTTGCTAGTCCCAGCGTTGGACTCTAAACATAGGCAATGTGTTTATGAAGAGCGGTTTAAGACTGAAATAAAAAACTGA
- the LOC137262209 gene encoding large ribosomal subunit protein uL11-like isoform X3: protein MPPKFDPTAIHEVCVRAVGGEVPATSSLAPKIGPLGLSPKKIGDDIAKNTTEWKGLKITVKLIIQNRQAKVEVVPSAASLVIKALKEPPRDRKKVKHVKHSGNITMDDVFKIARQMRPRSMAKAFSGTVKEILGTCQSVGCTVERSHPHTIIEKIDSGEIETPEV, encoded by the exons ATGCCTCCCAAATTCGATCCAACCGCTATTCACGAAG TATGTGTGAGGGCTGTAGGTGGAGAAGTTCCAGCAACCTCCTCGCTTGCCCCCAAGATCGGTCCCCTGGGTCTG TCCCCCAAGAAGATTGGTGATGACATTGCTAAGAACACGACCGAGTGGAAAGGCCTGAAGATCACCGTGAAACTGATTATCCAGAACAGACAGGCCAAGGTTGAGGTCGTACCCAGTGCTGCCTCCCTCGTCATCAAGGCCCTCAAGGAGCCCCCAAGGGACAGGAAGAAGGTGAAACACG TGAAGCACTCTGGCAACATCACAATGGATGATGTCTTCAAGATAGCCAGACAGATGAGGCCAAGGAGTATGGCAAAGGCTTTCTCAGGGACTGTCAAAGAAATTCTGG GAACCTGTCAGTCAGTTGGGTGCACTGTTGAGAGAAGTCATCCACACACTATCATTGAGAAGATTGACAGTGGAGAAATTGAAACCCCAGAGGTAT
- the LOC137262209 gene encoding large ribosomal subunit protein uL11-like isoform X2, with protein MPPKFDPTAIHEVCVRAVGGEVPATSSLAPKIGPLGLSPKKIGDDIAKNTTEWKGLKITVKLIIQNRQAKVEVVPSAASLVIKALKEPPRDRKKVKHVKHSGNITMDDVFKIARQMRPRSMAKAFSGTVKEILGTCQSVGCTVERSHPHTIIEKIDSGEIETPEE; from the exons ATGCCTCCCAAATTCGATCCAACCGCTATTCACGAAG TATGTGTGAGGGCTGTAGGTGGAGAAGTTCCAGCAACCTCCTCGCTTGCCCCCAAGATCGGTCCCCTGGGTCTG TCCCCCAAGAAGATTGGTGATGACATTGCTAAGAACACGACCGAGTGGAAAGGCCTGAAGATCACCGTGAAACTGATTATCCAGAACAGACAGGCCAAGGTTGAGGTCGTACCCAGTGCTGCCTCCCTCGTCATCAAGGCCCTCAAGGAGCCCCCAAGGGACAGGAAGAAGGTGAAACACG TGAAGCACTCTGGCAACATCACAATGGATGATGTCTTCAAGATAGCCAGACAGATGAGGCCAAGGAGTATGGCAAAGGCTTTCTCAGGGACTGTCAAAGAAATTCTGG GAACCTGTCAGTCAGTTGGGTGCACTGTTGAGAGAAGTCATCCACACACTATCATTGAGAAGATTGACAGTGGAGAAATTGAAACCCCAGAG